A region of Nakaseomyces glabratus chromosome M, complete sequence DNA encodes the following proteins:
- a CDS encoding uncharacterized protein (CAGL0M02321g~Protein of unknown function), producing the protein MSVRRLDNVVDSKYLWQPVDGIESNSDAKLEDTYLCFGIFWLDIYADYQHQLEELQKHQVRIEQSLNDCNIHYPWSNIEGVAMEIRFLSEDKGKRPYLFGYHCVEDNIEAEEGIVVSLLFEYLKESGPEVFMKICDTDGDFLIDKFEDLMPDVYAFPSANNRLWLHEGKFKAIPASFKPGRGIESSECIEFLSKQMFKCEVLTKMQDAFEKEILNSFPHSYLDELKLIKLAIPDDMCHSGLKLNPGLGSYLIKQSLENTDTAGGSVATIVEQAKQSPTTYDLLVPASHLRILSTVQFNVTGKEKDCYDPHICGWILCNTFSRLIKTGKILYKPNSKRLTDPDSIFANFPFKEVRKIKEVEKIFADMNENLYGAQTFNNKTKSKLAAKDYEVSKDDEARKYFKSENVDIDEDDFFEYFLTEALGVSKKELDEYTTSNISNGLKEDGIPQTDDIGDDCDLEMSDEILQKLLESFKMGNMQ; encoded by the coding sequence ATGAGTGTCAGACGCCTCGATAATGTGGTAGATTCGAAGTACCTATGGCAGCCAGTTGACGGTATTGAGAGTAATAGTGACGCCAAGCTCGAAGACACTTACCTATGTTTTGGTATATTTTGGTTAGATATTTATGCCGACTATCAACACCAGCTGGAAGAATTACAGAAGCACCAAGTAAGAATTGAACAATCATTAAATGATTGCAATATACACTATCCATGGAGCAATATTGAAGGTGTAGCTATGGAAATCCGATTTCTTTCAGAAGACAAGGGTAAAAGGCCTTATTTATTTGGATACCATTGTGTGGAAGATAATATAGAAGCTGAAGAAGGGATCGTAGTTTCTCTGCTTTTCGAATATTTGAAGGAATCAGGCCCTGAAGTATTCATGAAAATATGCGATACGGATGGTGATTTTCTGATAGACAAATTCGAGGATTTGATGCCTGATGTTTATGCATTTCCTTCTGCAAATAACAGGCTCTGGCTGCATGAGGGCAAATTTAAAGCTATTCCTGCTTCGTTCAAACCAGGTCGTGGTATTGAAAGTAGTGAATGTATTGAGTTTTTATCAAAACAAATGTTTAAATGTGAAGTTTTGACTAAAATGCAGGATGCGTTTGAAAAAGAGATTTTAAACTCCTTTCCACATTCGTACCTTGATGAGCTAAAGTTGATAAAATTAGCCATACCCGATGATATGTGTCATAGTGGCTTGAAATTAAATCCAGGGTTAGGATCTTATTTAATAAAACAATCTCTAGAAAACACTGATACTGCTGGCGGGTCAGTAGCAACTATTGTAGAACAGGCTAAGCAATCACCAACTACCTATGATTTACTGGTTCCGGCTAGTCATTTAAGGATTCTTTCTACTGTGCAGTTCAACGTTACCggaaaggaaaaagattGTTATGATCCGCATATTTGTGGTTGGATTCTTTGTAATACTTTCAGTAGGCTCATAAAGACTGGTAAAATTCTATACAAGCCAAATTCAAAGAGACTCACTGATCCTGATAGTATATTTGCTAACTTTCCATTTAAAGAAGTCagaaagataaaagaaGTTGAGAAAATATTCGCTGACATGAACGAGAATCTATATGGCGCACAGACTTTTAATAACAAAACCAAAAGCAAGCTGGCGGCTAAGGATTATGAAGTATCAAAAGATGATGAGGCCAggaaatattttaaaagtgaaaatgttgacattgatgaagatgacttTTTCGAATATTTTCTTACTGAAGCACTAGGTGTTTCGAAAAAGGAACTTGATGAATACACGACTTCCAATATATCGAATGGTTTAAAAGAGGATGGTATACCACAGACTGATGACATTGGTGACGATTGTGATTTGGAAATGTCAGatgaaattcttcaaaagttaCTGGAGTCTTTTAAGATGGGAAATATGCAATAA
- the ATG5 gene encoding Atg5p (CAGL0M02343g~Ortholog(s) have Atg8 ligase activity, enzyme activator activity) translates to MGDSKELVWNGSINVQIKLDSRLLVDGVPEGRRLVNIRVPRESHIAIYTPLVLERLRNVLRSDIEELLPKVWYSYKDISLPWSIPFGTLFDIYNGAHKGISGSRDNYINVWKLNLVTDEKFPINVIPIIEGQDQLRKFMMQSWKQCCFILNGSSKRVMSLSLQDSLEVWEGVTERDYAKYSGVIKRILPRTPRRIPVAIHAANGGPIVQTTEPTLTDTSFSQAVEGIVKADFVVCQGIVMYLRDFSDTSLYDVYDKLHSIDGYLHLIANL, encoded by the coding sequence ATGGGTGATAGCAAAGAATTGGTCTGGAACGGCAGCATAAATGTACAAATCAAACTTGATAGTCGATTACTGGTAGATGGCGTTCCTGAAGGTCGACGGTTAGTGAATATTAGAGTACCTAGAGAATCTCATATAGCCATCTACACACCACTAGTACTAGAAAGGCTTCGAAACGTTCTTAGATCAGATATTGAAGAACTCTTACCAAAGGTATGGTATAGTTACAAAGATATTAGCCTGCCGTGGTCGATACCCTTTGGGACTTTGTTTGACATATACAATGGAGCTCATAAAGGTATTAGTGGGAGTCGAGATAACTATATCAATGTATGGAAATTAAACCTAGTTACAGATGAGAAGTTCCCAATCAATGTGATTCCCATAATAGAAGGACAGGATCAATTAAGGAAATTTATGATGCAGAGTTGGAAGCAATGCTGTTTCATTCTGAATGGGTCATCTAAAAGAGTTATGTCTTTGTCCTTACAGGACTCCCTAGAAGTATGGGAAGGCGTAACGGAGCGGGACTATGCAAAGTACAGCGGTGTAATCAAAAGGATATTGCCGAGGACTCCCAGAAGAATACCTGTCGCTATCCATGCGGCGAATGGTGGGCCGATTGTACAAACTACAGAACCGACATTGACAGACACTAGTTTTTCTCAAGCGGTTGAGGGAATTGTAAAAGCAGACTTCGTCGTTTGCCAAGGGATTGTAATGTACTTAAGGGACTTCTCAGATACCTCACTATACGACGTTTACGATAAGCTTCACAGCATTGACGGGTACCTCCATCTAATAGCCAATTTGTAG
- the PPT2 gene encoding holo-[acyl-carrier-protein] synthase (CAGL0M02365g~Ortholog(s) have holo-[acyl-carrier-protein] synthase activity, role in protein-cofactor linkage and mitochondrion localization) encodes MSVLGVGCDVVHLPRMHRLLTKYDAGSRGFQRVVSKFMHPTERIALGVDGASLSAGQIRYIAGTWALKEAALKALHCAAPLHTVLPPAMFIYTKLLYRQRRSNGVPQLLLDNEALRLDQLQFLRQAKFLSTLSHDNEYLVAYTTLIDTKNLV; translated from the coding sequence ATGAGCGTTCTTGGAGTAGGGTGCGACGTCGTGCATCTGCCGCGTATGCATCGGCTGCTGACGAAGTATGATGCGGGCTCGAGAGGGTTCCAACGTGTCGTATCGAAGTTCATGCACCCAACCGAGCGTATTGCGTTGGGTGTGGACGGTGCCTCTCTGTCAGCGGGTCAGATAAGGTACATAGCCGGCACATGGGCTTTGAAAGAGGCCGCGCTCAAAGCGCTGCATTGCGCAGCGCCTCTACACACGGTTCTGCCACCTGCAATGTTCATATATACAAAGCTGCTCTATCGACAACGGCGTAGCAATGGTGTGCCACAGCTTCTGCTTGATAACGAGGCCTTGCGACTGGATCAATTGCAATTCCTCAGACAGGCAAAGTTCCTATCGACTTTGTCGCACGATAACGAATACCTGGTAGCGTATACAACACTAATAGATACCAAAAACCTTGTATAG
- the PXA1 gene encoding ATP-binding cassette long-chain fatty acid transporter PXA1 (CAGL0M02387g~Ortholog(s) have ATPase activity, coupled to transmembrane movement of substances activity, role in fatty acid transport and integral component of peroxisomal membrane, peroxisomal importomer complex localization) codes for MDGIRVRNVLINVHRQCIGLDIERIAGKRYLGVLLKHLYYVARTGSTGYLDGHKRRARMILLVVVLMGVAGASGISWGVMRMLTRLRGWYLHSWKNRGRRPSMRRTRSQTRLVDGGRIIYVPEDSIDGKPTSSKKNKKFLIPPTDNDIYEHDKFLFKNVESERTRSSQLFYSKFLNQMSVISRILIPSFLDKNAILLSSQIFFLIMRTWLSLFVARLDGQIVKDIIAGRGRRFLLDIGCWFLIAIPASYTNSAIKYLQRKLSLSFRTNLTRYIHDMYLDKRLGFYKLLYDSKASTSVIKNIDNSITSDVTKFSDATCSVFANIAKPVIDLVFFSVYLRDNLGTMGVAGIFVNYFITGYILKKYTPPLGELASSKSSAEGDYYNYQLNMINNNEEIAFYQGTEVEKTKVKELYENLMERTLLVDKRKFTYNMVEDYILKYTWSGLGYVFASIPIVVSTVASGINNEEVNMKEFIVNKRLMLSLADAGSRLMHSIKDISQLTGYTNRIFTLLCVLHRVHSTDFNYGANIEDKLQEISDALSSSSTLPNKTKVDIIRGTIQRNFNGVRFENIDVIIPSPSGREGVKLINKLAFQIPPHIDFNMSHSNSILDITGSKDVNLPFLQGPGSSLLILGPNSCGKTSIQRIIAEIWPIYNKKGLMSIPAQENLICIPQKPYFTRGGTLRDQLIYPMSSDEFFDRGFKDKYLVQIMSEVKLDYLLKRGTGLSYLDTVADWKDVLSGGEKQRVNFARIMFHRPLFVVLDEATNAISADMEDYLFNLLKRYRFNFITISQRPTLIKYHDLLLEISGKSSGSWHLQTLGTDEAINSIEHEIEELEEKLENVKLWEIERDELIRKLSVV; via the coding sequence ATGGATGGTATACGTGTGCGGAATGTGCTGATCAATGTGCACAGGCAGTGCATCGGTCTGGATATAGAGAGGATTGCCGGGAAGCGGTATCTTGGGGTGTTGCTGAAGCATCTCTACTATGTTGCGCGGACGGGGTCGACTGGGTACTTAGACGGCCACAAGCGGAGAGCTAGGATGATATTGCTGGTGGTGGTACTGATGGGTGTCGCTGGTGCGAGCGGGATCAGCTGGGGTGTTATGCGGATGCTGACTCGACTACGGGGCTGGTACCTGCATAGCTGGAAAAACAGAGGCAGGCGGCCCTCGATGCGGAGGACCAGGTCTCAGACACGGCTGGTGGATGGTGGGAGAATCATATACGTTCCCGAGGACAGTATTGATGGGAAACCTACATCCTCtaagaagaataagaagTTTCTCATTCCACCAACAGATAATGACATATACGAGCATGACAAGttcttgttcaaaaatGTTGAATCCGAGAGAACTAGGTCCTCCCAGCTATTCTATTCTAAGTTCTTGAACCAGATGAGCGTGATCTCAAGGATACTGATTCCTTCTTTCCTAGACAAAAACGCCATACTTTTATCCTCAcagattttctttttaattatGAGAACTTGGCTTTCCTTATTTGTCGCAAGACTAGATGGTCAAATTGTGAAAGACATCATTGCCGGCCGTGGCAGGAGGTTCTTGCTTGACATAGGGTGCTGGTTTTTAATCGCTATTCCTGCATCATATACAAATAGTGCGATCAAATATCTCCAACGCAAATTGAGTCTGAGCTTCAGAACGAACTTGACAAGATACATACATGACATGTATCTAGACAAGCGGCTAGGATTCTACAAATTGCTCTATGACTCAAAGGCTTCCACTTCTGTCATCAAAAACATAGATAACTCGATAACAAGCGACGTCACCAAGTTTTCAGATGCCACATGCTCAGTATTCGCAAACATAGCCAAACCTGTTATTGACTTGGTATTTTTCTCAGTGTACTTGAGAGATAATTTAGGAACTATGGGAGTTGCTGGTATTTTTGTAAACTACTTCATTACTGGGtacattttgaaaaaatacaCCCCACCTTTAGGTGAATTAGCTAGCTCTAAATCATCAGCAGAAGGTGACTATTACAACTACCAGCTAAACATGATCAATAACAATGAAGAGATTGCATTTTATCAGGGTACTGAAGTCGAGAAGACAAAAGTAAAAGAATTATACGAAAACCTGATGGAAAGAACTCTGCTTGTTGATAAGAGAAAATTCACTTATAACATGGTTGAAGACtatattttaaaatatacttGGTCAGGTCTTGGATATGTATTTGCTTCAATCCCAATAGTGGTTAGTACAGTTGCTTCCGGTATCAATAATGAAGAGGTGAATATGAAAGAGTTTATTGTGAACAAAAGATTGATGCTGTCGCTAGCCGATGCGGGCTCACGTCTAATGCATTCAATCAAAGATATTTCACAATTGACAGGATACACAAACAGAATCTTTACCCTCTTGTGTGTGCTTCACCGTGTTCATTCTACAGATTTCAACTATGGTGCAAACATTGAAGATAAACTACAAGAAATAAGTGATGCTTTGAGCTCATCGTCAACCTTACCAAACAAAACAAAGGTTGACATTATTAGGGGTACTATTCAACGTAACTTTAACGGTGTCAGATTCGAAAATATCGACGTCATTATACCTTCTCCTAGCGGTAGAGAAGGTGTAAAGCTAATAAATAAACTTGCTTTCCAAATTCCTCCTCACATTGACTTTAATATGTCTCATTCTAACTCGATTTTGGATATAACTGGGTCTAAGGATGTTAATTTACCATTTTTGCAAGGTCCAGGCTCAAGTTTGTTGATTCTAGGCCCTAATAGTTGTGGTAAGACATCCATTCAAAGAATAATTGCCGAGATATGGCCaatttataataaaaaaggtTTAATGTCTATTCCAGCTCAAGAGAATTTAATTTGTATCCCACAGAAACCTTATTTTACAAGGGGTGGTACATTGAGAGATCAACTTATTTATCCTATGTCCTCCGATGAATTTTTTGACAGAGGATTCAAGGACAAATATCTTGTTCAAATTATGTCTGAGGTTAAGTTGGATTATTTGCTAAAAAGAGGAACTGGTCTTTCATATTTAGACACTGTAGCTGATTGGAAAGATGTTTTGAGTGGTGGTGAGAAGCAAAGAGTAAATTTCGCCAGAATCATGTTCCATAGACCACTTTTTGTTGTTCTGGATGAAGCCACCAATGCGATTAGTGCTGATATGGAAGAttatttattcaatttgTTAAAAAGATACAGATTCAACTTCATCACTATTTCTCAAAGACCAACATTAATCAAATACCATGATTTGCTGCTTGAGATATCAGGCAAGTCTTCTGGATCATGGCATTTACAAACTTTAGGTACTGATGAAGCAATAAATTCAATAGAACATGAGATAGAGGAACTGGAGgaaaaacttgaaaatgTGAAGCTATGGGAGATAGAGAGGGATGAGTTGATTAGAAAATTATCCGTTGTTTAA
- the NOP53 gene encoding Nop53p (CAGL0M02409g~Ortholog(s) have rRNA binding activity, role in maturation of LSU-rRNA from tricistronic rRNA transcript (SSU-rRNA, 5.8S rRNA, LSU-rRNA), ribosomal large subunit export from nucleus and nucleolus localization): MAPLKVNERPAQYKQSSRKGKKAWRKNIDLTDIEKSIETQKDLEITHGTSDLASLQDTALFQVDEEGDIDLKKALIKRKQIKKNLKSKEILDSIKTASKIKSVIHPRHQEHQTKEGGKVQGVSKKELKKLLSLAGKIQGESKLKNRSDKDGLVKSAAADLWNEEESNKVKLPSGIEFKKKRDEIPEELIKYSTTSWSIAEVKPKTLEHKPVKVAEYEDLPHAGKSYNPDSKHWNSLISKEYESEKKREDARNKIQEYQAKIQRLMEVLDDKEEESSSEEDEEDEEDETEETTESTDVTLGLSINPVVKNKKKTKYQKNKAKRHEEKVKMHKEIKELKQQIKELEKIEEIEQEVEKRHEEKDKKVKKEKKNKKGKLGTKYHILNEGLEVKFKDELSDSLRKVRPEGSLLYDTVRKLQSSGKVEARIPRTKGRRYKQKITEKWTYKDFK; this comes from the coding sequence ATGGCTCCACTTAAGGTAAATGAGAGGCCTGCTCAATATAAGCAATCTTCAAGAAAAGGTAAGAAAGCTTGGAGAAAGAACATTGACTTAACTGACATTGAGAAGTCAATAGAGACTCAAAAAGACCTAGAAATTACTCATGGTACATCTGACTTAGCGTCTTTGCAAGATACCGCATTGTTTCaagttgatgaagaaggtgaCATTGATCTAAAGAAGGCactaataaaaagaaagcagatcaagaagaacttgaaaagTAAGGAGATATTGGACTCTATTAAGACTGCGTCTAAAATTAAATCTGTTATTCACCCAAGACACCAAGAACATCAAACCAAGGAGGGAGGAAAGGTTCAAGGTGTTTCTAAGAAGGAACTAAAGAAACTGCTATCACTGGCTGGTAAGATTCAAGGTGAATCAAAGCTGAAAAATAGAAGTGATAAAGATGGTCTCGTAAAATCTGCTGCTGCTGATCTATGGAATGAAGAGGAAAGTAATAAGGTTAAACTTCCTTCCGGTATCgagttcaagaagaagcgGGATGAAATTCCAGAGGAATTGATTAAGTACTCAACCACCAGTTGGTCCATAGCAGAGGTTAAACCGAAGACTTTAGAACATAAACCGGTTAAAGTCGCAGAATATGAAGATCTTCCTCATGCGGGTAAGTCATACAACCCAGACTCCAAGCATTGGAACTCACTCATAAGCAAAGAATATGAgtctgaaaagaaaagagaagatgctagaaataaaattcaGGAATATCAAGCAAAAATTCAAAGACTCATGGAAGTATTAGATGATAAAGAGGAAGAATCATCaagtgaagaagatgaagaagacgaagaaGACGAAACTGAGGAAACTACAGAGTCCACAGATGTTACTTTAGGACTATCTATCAACCCAGTTGTTaaaaataagaagaagaccaaatatcaaaagaacaaagCTAAAAGACATGaagaaaaagtaaaaatGCACAAAGAAATTAAGGAATTAAAACAACAGATAAAAGAACTAGAAAAGATAGAGGAAATTGAGCAGGAAGTTGAAAAGAGACATGAAGAGAAGGACAAAAAGGttaagaaggagaagaaaaataagaagGGGAAGTTGGGAACTAAGTATCATATCTTAAATGAGGGTCTTGAGGTTAAGTTCAAAGATGAATTATCCGACTCTTTGAGAAAGGTAAGACCAGAAGGGAGTTTGCTTTATGACACTGTAAGAAAACTTCAAAGTAGTGGTAAAGTTGAAGCCCGTATTCCTCGTACCAAAGGTAGGAGATACAAGCAAAAAATCACTGAAAAGTGGACCTATAAGGATTTTAAATAG
- the KES1 gene encoding oxysterol-binding protein KES1 (CAGL0M02431g~Protein with a predicted role in ergosterol biosynthesis; protein abundance increased in ace2 mutant cells) — MSGYASSSAWTSFLKSVSTFNGDLSSLVAPPFILSPVSLSEFSQYWAEHPDLFLEPSFINEANFKTKCTEDPNVESPEMARMLSVTKWFISTLKSQYCSRDETMGSEKKPLNPFLGELFVGKWDNKDHPEFGETVLLSEQVSHHPPITAYTIFNDKNKVKLQGYNQVKTGFTKTLMLSVKQYGHTLLEVNKESYLITPPPLHIEGILMAAPFVELEGRSYLQSSTGLLCVVEFSGRGYFSGKKNSFKARIYKSAADSADKNKAIYTISGQWSGSSKISKLNPATGYSDEIGTFYEAERVPVSHLSVKPIDKQHPLESRKAWKEVAEAIKAGDMDLITKTKSDLEQKQRDLRKEEEAKGICWERRWFKDFDYSDAPGKDYLVPEKDDIFLQLAKAMDLSIKNVPSGTLNGEKEDKKEDLTSIHWRFDRKLWDEEKEVVL; from the coding sequence ATGTCAGGATACGCCAGTTCTTCTGCATGgacttctttcttgaagtCTGTCTCCACTTTCAATGGTGATCTATCCTCTTTGGTTGCCCCACCATTTATTCTATCCCCAGTTTCCTTGTCTGAGTTCTCGCAGTACTGGGCTGAACATCCTGATTTGTTCCTGGAACCATCTTTCATCAATGAGGCCAACTTCAAGACCAAATGTACCGAAGACCCTAACGTCGAGAGCCCTGAAATGGCTAGAATGCTGTCTGTCACCAAATGGTTCATTTCCACTTTGAAATCTCAATACTGTTCTCGTGACGAGACCATGGGTTCTGAGAAGAAGCCATTGAACCCTTTCTTGGGTGAACTGTTCGTCGGTAAATGGGATAACAAGGACCACCCTGAGTTCGGTGAGACCGTGCTTCTATCCGAACAAGTCTCTCACCACCCTCCTATCACCGCTTACACTATCTTCAATGACAAGAACAAAGTCAAGTTGCAAGGTTACAACCAAGTGAAGACCGGTTTCACAAAGACTCTAATGCTTTCTGTCAAGCAATATGGTCATACACTACTGGAAGTTAACAAAGAATCCTACCTAATCACTCCACCACCTTTACATATCGAAGGTATCCTGATGGCTGCCCCATTTGTGGAACTAGAAGGCAGGTCCTACCTACAATCCTCCACCGGCCTACTATGTGTTGTCGAGTTCTCTGGTAGAGGTTACTTCTCCGGTAAGAAGAACTCTTTTAAAGCCAGAATCTACAAGAGCGCTGCCGACAGTGCCGACAAGAATAAGGCTATATATACCATTTCTGGCCAATGGTCTGGCTCATCCAAGATTTCCAAGCTAAATCCAGCTACTGGTTACAGCGACGAAATTGGCACTTTCTATGAAGCCGAAAGGGTACCTGTCTCTCATTTGAGCGTAAAGCCAATTGATAAGCAACATCCACTAGAGAGCAGGAAAGCATGGAAGGAAGTAGCTGAAGCCATTAAGGCTGGTGACATGGACCTAATTACAAAGACCAAGTCTGACCTTGAGCAAAAACAAAGAGACTTGagaaaggaagaagaagcgaAAGGCATCTGCTGGGAAAGAAGATGGTTTAAGGATTTCGACTACAGCGACGCTCCAGGCAAGGATTACCTAGTACCTGAAAAGGACGATATCTTCCTCCAACTAGCCAAAGCTATGGACTTATCCATAAAAAATGTTCCAAGTGGTACCTTGAACGGTGAGAAGGaagacaagaaagaagattTGACCTCAATTCACTGGAGATTTGATAGAAAGCTATGGGATGAGGAGAAGGAGGTTGTTTTGTAA
- the POC4 gene encoding Poc4p (CAGL0M02453g~Ortholog(s) have role in chaperone-mediated protein complex assembly, proteasome assembly and cytoplasm localization), whose amino-acid sequence MSQIVVDGLSVRVDCDVEDGVKSPISLNLCLSGDEELKSSRLECYYYTIMGRKDDVLGIPLRDTSSDWIRDLARLCATMITKKYNKPCYVTISTVGENNFQASTIPLLAAVKEHVATLVN is encoded by the coding sequence ATGTCCCAGATTGTGGTTGATGGTCTCTCGGTTAGAGTTGACTGTGATGTCGAGGACGGTGTCAAGTCACCGATCTCCTTGAACTTGTGTctcagtggtgatgaagaactcAAGTCCAGTCGACTAGAATGCTATTACTATACCATAATGGGGCGTAAGGACGACGTCTTGGGTATCCCATTGAGAGACACATCTTCTGATTGGATCCGAGACCTGGCCAGGCTGTGTGCCACTATGATtacaaagaaatacaataagCCATGTTACGTGACAATATCCACAGTGGGTGAAAATAATTTCCAAGCTAGCACTATCCCACTTCTAGCAGCGGTGAAAGAACACGTTGCTACACTAGTCAATTGA